In Streptomyces rapamycinicus NRRL 5491, the genomic stretch GACCGACAGTGATGTCGCCGGCGGCGGGAGACCTCACGACAGCTCCTCTTAGATTTTGGCCAACATAAATTGCGCAACACTGCCTACCCGTTCACTTGAACATTCATGCGGTATGAAATGGGTTCCCGATGTGACCTAGATCACGCTCTCCACCACGAGAGGAACGAACTCCACAAGCCGCCCTTCTCCTGCTTATTCTGGGCGTGGGCGCGATGGTCGCCCGTGGGGATCTGTTGCTGCGTAACGGGCTGTTTTTCCGTACGTATCGGAGTGAATCGGGCAGGGAGTGCGTTCAGCCCTCGGTTGAATGGTCCGGGGCGCCACGTCAGGCTCGACTCGGGCACCGCGAGCTCGATGTCCGGCAGCTTGTTGAGCAGTTTTTCGATGGCCACCACACCGATCAGCTGGCCGGTGTCCTTGGCCGGGCAGGCGTGCGGACCGGCGCTCCATGCCAGGTGAGCGCGCTTGCTGAGCTGCTGCCGGGAGGCGGACAGCGCGGGGTCGCTGTTCGCGGCCGCGATGGAGACCAGCACCAGATCGCCCGCCCGCAGCCGGGTCCCGGCGAAGTCCACATCGGTAACCGGGTAATGCGGGGCGTAATTGGCCATTGGCGGGCTGTTCCACAGCACATCGTCGAGGGCGTCCTCGACCAGCAGCCCGGCCCCCGCGTACCGCTCGTCCGAGAGCAGTAGCAGCAGCGCGTTGGCGATGAGATTCCGCTGCGGCTCGGCCCCGGCGCCCAGCAACAGCACCAGCTGATGAACCATTTCACCGTCGTTCAGCTGGGCATGGTGTTCCATAAGCCAGGAGGTGACATCGTCTCCGGGCTGCTTGCGCTTCAACGCGACGAGTTCGGCCACGCTCTGGCCGAGTACCTCGTTCGCCTTCTCCGCATTGATTCCGTCGAATATCCCGGAAATGCCGAAGATGACCCGGTCGCCAATTTCCGCCGGACATCCGAAAAGCTCATTGAAAACAAACAGCGGCAGCAGTTTGGCATAATCGTTGAGCAGATCGGCCGAGCCGCGGGAGATGAACTGGTCCATCAGATATTCCGCGACGCGTTCGACATGGCGGCTCAGCCGATGCGTGTCCACCCGGGCCAGGCTGTCGGTCACCGCCTGACGCAGCCGCATATGCTCGGCGCCGTCGGTG encodes the following:
- a CDS encoding cytochrome P450; amino-acid sequence: MNMQSDFPAAPPPGCPAHGSGKRVPLYGTEFAADPGAYYTYMRSYGPTAPVELSPGVEATLVTDYSAALQLLQNPDTFRKDSRRWREYNEGKVSRDNPVVPLLEYRPNCMFTDGAEHMRLRQAVTDSLARVDTHRLSRHVERVAEYLMDQFISRGSADLLNDYAKLLPLFVFNELFGCPAEIGDRVIFGISGIFDGINAEKANEVLGQSVAELVALKRKQPGDDVTSWLMEHHAQLNDGEMVHQLVLLLGAGAEPQRNLIANALLLLLSDERYAGAGLLVEDALDDVLWNSPPMANYAPHYPVTDVDFAGTRLRAGDLVLVSIAAANSDPALSASRQQLSKRAHLAWSAGPHACPAKDTGQLIGVVAIEKLLNKLPDIELAVPESSLTWRPGPFNRGLNALPARFTPIRTEKQPVTQQQIPTGDHRAHAQNKQEKGGLWSSFLSWWRA